A portion of the Thermodesulfobacteriota bacterium genome contains these proteins:
- a CDS encoding histidine kinase, whose protein sequence is MSCASACLLLAREAGIVAGLNSLIALFMHGLGVGSGLGSCLLIAQAVGLSVYPAMRLVPRWLGHWPPLGQFAALAATLALATGLGLAVGSRLAGLDAVLWQPPARFWSIYGASVGFGAAISTVFISRKRLAAARSQAQEERLCRLAREKGLAEMRLVLLQAQIEPHFLFNTLATVDSLLEENPSQARALLQELVTFLRLTMQALRSPDSTVGQELDLVASFLAIFRQRLPDRLRVAIEAPPGLRSRPLPPLLIQPLVENAIRHGIEPAKAGGEVLVRVSESGARLIIEVADTGAGMGQGLPGSGVGLANVRERLAALHGNAASLSLFENRPCGVRAVLEIPWA, encoded by the coding sequence ATGAGCTGCGCCAGCGCCTGCCTCCTCCTGGCCAGGGAGGCGGGGATCGTCGCCGGCCTCAACAGCCTCATTGCTCTCTTCATGCACGGCCTGGGCGTGGGCAGCGGCCTCGGCTCCTGCCTGCTGATCGCCCAGGCGGTGGGGCTGTCGGTCTATCCGGCCATGCGCCTGGTGCCCCGCTGGCTGGGCCATTGGCCGCCCCTCGGCCAGTTCGCAGCCCTGGCGGCGACCCTGGCTTTGGCCACCGGCCTGGGTCTTGCCGTTGGCAGCCGGCTGGCAGGCCTCGATGCGGTCCTCTGGCAGCCGCCCGCCCGCTTCTGGTCCATCTACGGCGCCAGCGTCGGCTTCGGAGCGGCGATCAGCACCGTCTTCATCAGCCGCAAGCGGCTGGCCGCCGCCCGCTCCCAGGCCCAGGAGGAGCGGCTTTGCCGCCTGGCCCGGGAGAAGGGCCTGGCCGAGATGCGCCTCGTCCTCCTCCAGGCCCAGATCGAGCCCCATTTCCTGTTCAATACCCTGGCCACCGTGGACAGCCTCCTGGAAGAGAATCCCTCCCAGGCCCGAGCCCTGCTCCAGGAGCTGGTCACCTTTCTGCGCCTGACCATGCAGGCCCTCCGCAGCCCGGACAGCACGGTGGGCCAGGAGCTGGATCTGGTCGCCAGCTTTCTGGCCATCTTCCGGCAGCGGCTGCCGGACCGGCTGCGGGTGGCCATCGAGGCGCCGCCGGGACTCCGCAGCCGGCCGCTGCCGCCTCTGCTCATCCAGCCCCTGGTGGAGAACGCCATCCGCCATGGCATCGAGCCGGCCAAGGCCGGCGGCGAGGTGCTGGTGCGGGTGAGCGAGAGCGGAGCACGGCTGATCATCGAGGTGGCGGATACCGGGGCCGGAATGGGCCAGGGGCTGCCGGGCAGCGGGGTGGGCCTGGCCAATGTACGGGAGCGGCTGGCCGCCCTCCACGGTAATGCCGCCTCTCTCAGCCTCTTTGAGAACCGGCCTTGCGGCGTCCGGGCGGTGCTGGAGATCCCTTGGGCATGA
- a CDS encoding LytTR family DNA-binding domain-containing protein — MRPKALIADDEPALRASLRRQLGELMPELEIVAEAGDGDEAAALLAAHRPEVAFLDIRMPGRSGLAVAAEAPAGTRIVLVTAFDQYAVAAFEENAVDYLLKPVSPERLARTVARLRERLVEERWQPPAADLLGRLQALLLTGAAAPRRSWIRAGQGEEIRLVPVAEVAFFRAEDKYTVVATRDNQEHLIRTPLRQLEAELDPERFWRIHRSIIVAAGEILRARRTFTGGLEISLRSRPETLPVSRAYAHLFQRM, encoded by the coding sequence ATGAGACCAAAGGCCCTGATCGCCGATGACGAGCCGGCCCTGCGGGCGTCGTTGCGCCGGCAGCTGGGCGAGCTGATGCCAGAGCTGGAGATCGTCGCCGAGGCCGGAGACGGCGACGAGGCGGCGGCACTCCTCGCCGCGCACCGGCCGGAGGTGGCCTTCCTGGACATCCGCATGCCCGGCCGCTCCGGTCTGGCGGTGGCAGCCGAGGCGCCGGCGGGCACCCGGATCGTCCTGGTCACCGCCTTTGACCAGTACGCGGTGGCCGCCTTCGAGGAGAACGCCGTCGACTATCTCCTGAAGCCGGTCTCCCCCGAGCGCCTGGCCCGCACCGTGGCCCGCCTCCGGGAGCGGCTGGTCGAGGAGCGCTGGCAGCCGCCGGCCGCGGACCTGCTCGGCCGGCTGCAGGCCCTGCTGCTCACCGGAGCCGCCGCCCCCCGCCGGTCCTGGATCCGGGCCGGCCAGGGCGAGGAGATCCGCCTGGTGCCGGTGGCCGAGGTGGCCTTCTTCCGGGCCGAGGACAAGTACACCGTGGTCGCCACCCGGGACAACCAGGAGCATCTCATCCGCACCCCCTTGCGCCAGCTGGAAGCGGAGCTGGACCCCGAGCGCTTCTGGCGCATCCACCGCAGCATCATCGTCGCCGCCGGCGAGATCCTGCGCGCCCGCCGCACCTTCACCGGCGGCCTGGAGATCTCCTTGCGCTCCCGGCCGGAAACCCTGCCGGTGAGCCGGGCCTACGCCCATCTCTTCCAGAGGATGTGA